One window from the genome of Streptomyces cadmiisoli encodes:
- a CDS encoding sensor histidine kinase, whose protein sequence is MRWPIGRPTTVRARIVALAVAPVIALLALWSFAMWSVTGELRALVRVQGVYEDFGTPVDTAVGQIQIERRLSAAYLGAGHRTDTAVDLLEQQRRTDRAVGAMRDAIRDGDRDRLSGRQRQVLDAVAESSGALESLRRRVLSRDITWDRAVDEFGALVEPGFDVQSSLTSRQAGQLAREAQVVTELVRVREFVSREDALVAGARAAGTLTDRQYDTLTATVEHRRVFERTYVPDLPADSRALFEEFRRGDLYRELTASEDALLRAGADGAGEAVAAGSWRTTTDRAVERYMLLCTESAVNAAERARAFAHRELARAVAVGVLGLVAVGLSLWQALRGARRISRRLEALRDAADVLTARQLPDVMARLSAGEEVDAAVEALPLTGAEAVTDEIGQVGRSFDAARRAAVEAAVRQAALRRGMDAVLLNIARRNQALVHRQLKLVDTLERRTQDPDVLEELFRIDHLTTRMRRHAEGLIILSGAAPGRRWRRPVPVADVVSSAVSEIEDYARVEVPPMERLGVAADAVADVAHLVAELVENATMFSPPHTRVTMRTGRAARGGFVLEVDDRGLGLSAEQLDLARRTLTRPDDFDPTRHERLGLYVVGRLAARHGIQVTLSGSPYGGTTAAVLLPKGVLAPLDAETDGATDHGADEEADEAAVRSAAGTDDP, encoded by the coding sequence ATGCGCTGGCCCATCGGCCGTCCCACCACCGTGCGAGCGCGGATCGTGGCGCTCGCGGTCGCGCCGGTGATCGCCCTGCTGGCGCTGTGGAGCTTCGCGATGTGGTCCGTCACCGGCGAACTGCGCGCGCTGGTACGGGTCCAGGGGGTCTACGAGGACTTCGGCACCCCCGTGGACACCGCCGTCGGGCAGATCCAGATCGAACGGCGGCTGTCGGCCGCCTACCTGGGCGCCGGACACCGCACGGACACCGCCGTGGACCTCCTGGAGCAGCAGCGCCGCACCGACCGCGCCGTGGGCGCCATGCGCGACGCGATCCGCGACGGTGACCGCGACCGGCTCTCCGGCCGGCAGCGGCAGGTGCTGGACGCGGTGGCCGAATCCTCCGGGGCGCTGGAGAGCCTGCGCCGGCGCGTGCTGTCGCGGGACATCACCTGGGACCGCGCGGTCGACGAGTTCGGCGCGCTGGTGGAGCCGGGCTTCGACGTCCAGTCCTCGCTCACCTCCCGCCAGGCCGGGCAGTTGGCGCGGGAGGCGCAGGTCGTGACCGAGCTGGTCCGGGTGCGGGAGTTCGTCTCACGCGAGGACGCGCTGGTCGCCGGGGCGCGCGCCGCGGGTACCCTGACCGACCGGCAGTACGACACGCTCACCGCGACCGTCGAGCACCGGCGGGTGTTCGAGCGGACCTACGTGCCCGATCTGCCGGCCGACTCACGGGCGCTGTTCGAGGAGTTCCGGCGCGGCGACCTGTACCGGGAGCTGACCGCGAGCGAGGACGCGCTGCTGCGGGCCGGCGCGGACGGCGCGGGCGAGGCCGTGGCGGCGGGCTCCTGGCGCACCACCACCGACCGGGCGGTCGAGCGCTACATGCTGCTGTGCACCGAGTCGGCGGTGAACGCCGCCGAGCGCGCCCGGGCGTTCGCCCACCGGGAGCTGGCCAGGGCGGTCGCCGTCGGAGTGCTCGGCCTGGTGGCGGTGGGCCTCTCGCTGTGGCAGGCGCTGCGCGGAGCCCGGCGCATCTCACGCCGGCTGGAGGCGCTGCGGGACGCCGCCGACGTGCTCACGGCACGCCAACTGCCGGATGTGATGGCGCGGTTGAGCGCCGGGGAGGAGGTGGACGCCGCCGTCGAGGCGCTGCCCCTGACCGGCGCGGAGGCGGTCACCGACGAGATCGGGCAGGTCGGCCGCTCCTTCGACGCCGCGCGGCGCGCGGCCGTCGAGGCAGCCGTCCGGCAGGCCGCGCTGCGGCGCGGAATGGACGCCGTACTGCTGAACATCGCGCGCCGCAACCAGGCACTCGTGCACCGGCAGTTGAAGCTCGTCGACACGCTGGAGCGGCGGACCCAGGATCCGGACGTCCTGGAGGAGCTGTTCCGGATCGACCACCTGACCACCCGGATGCGCCGGCACGCGGAGGGGCTGATCATCCTCTCCGGTGCGGCCCCCGGCCGCAGATGGCGCAGGCCCGTCCCGGTCGCCGACGTCGTCTCCTCCGCGGTGAGCGAGATCGAGGACTACGCGCGCGTGGAGGTGCCCCCGATGGAGCGGCTGGGGGTCGCCGCGGACGCCGTCGCCGATGTCGCGCACCTGGTCGCCGAGTTGGTCGAGAACGCGACCATGTTCTCGCCGCCGCACACCCGGGTCACCATGCGCACGGGACGCGCGGCCCGCGGCGGCTTCGTCCTGGAGGTCGACGACCGCGGTCTCGGCCTGTCCGCCGAGCAGCTGGACCTGGCCCGCCGCACCCTGACCCGCCCGGACGACTTCGACCCCACCCGGCACGAGCGGCTCGGGCTGTACGTCGTGGGCAGGCTCGCCGCCCGGCACGGCATCCAGGTCACGCTGAGCGGATCGCCCTACGGCGGCACGACGGCGGCGGTGCTGCTGCCGAAGGGGGTGCTCGCGCCGCTCGACGCCGAGACGGATGGCGCGACGGACCACGGGGCGGACGAGGAAGCGGACGAGGCCGCCGTCCGGTCGGCCGCCGGCACCGACGACCCCTGA
- a CDS encoding DUF742 domain-containing protein, translating into MSDEHWYEDETGPMVRPYMVTRGRTRPSGRHTIDLLSQVTAVAQDDGRPGSDHSRAALLALVRRGPRPVVELAADADLPLTVVRVLLGDLAEAGLVRVDPPRWAATDDPATDPEILREIAARLREL; encoded by the coding sequence GTGAGCGACGAGCACTGGTACGAGGACGAGACCGGGCCCATGGTGCGGCCCTACATGGTGACGCGCGGCCGCACCCGGCCCTCCGGCCGCCACACCATCGACCTGTTGTCGCAGGTCACCGCGGTGGCGCAGGACGACGGGCGGCCGGGATCCGATCACTCCCGCGCCGCGCTGCTCGCCCTGGTGCGCCGCGGCCCCCGGCCCGTCGTCGAGCTCGCCGCCGACGCTGACCTGCCGCTGACCGTCGTACGGGTGCTGCTCGGCGATCTGGCCGAGGCCGGACTGGTGCGCGTCGACCCGCCCCGGTGGGCCGCCACGGACGACCCGGCCACCGACCCGGAGATCCTGCGGGAGATCGCTGCGCGCCTGCGCGAGCTCTGA
- a CDS encoding carbon-nitrogen hydrolase family protein, translating to MRTALLQSSGRPGSAVENLKVLDEAAGRAAAAGAGLLVAPEMFLTGYAIGDDVARLAEPADGDAADAVADIATRHRVAIAYGYPERGPHAVHNSAQLISADGTRLANYRKTHLFGCFERDHFAPGDQQVVQAELDGLRVGLMICYDVEFPENVRAHALAGTDLLLVPTAQMHPFQFVAESLVPVRAFESQMYIAYVNRTGPEGEFEFVGLSALAGPDGVARARAGRGEELVLADVDPAFLAASRAANPYLEDRRPGLYGSLV from the coding sequence ATGCGCACCGCCCTGCTCCAGAGCTCCGGCCGCCCCGGCTCCGCCGTCGAGAACCTGAAGGTCCTCGACGAGGCCGCGGGCCGCGCCGCCGCGGCCGGTGCCGGGCTGCTCGTCGCGCCGGAGATGTTCCTGACCGGCTACGCGATCGGTGACGACGTCGCCCGGCTCGCGGAGCCCGCCGACGGCGACGCCGCCGACGCGGTGGCCGACATCGCCACCCGGCACCGCGTGGCGATCGCCTACGGATACCCGGAGCGCGGCCCGCACGCGGTGCACAACTCCGCCCAGCTCATCTCCGCCGACGGCACCCGCCTGGCCAACTACCGCAAGACCCATCTCTTCGGCTGCTTCGAGCGCGACCACTTCGCACCGGGTGACCAGCAGGTCGTCCAGGCCGAGCTGGACGGTCTGCGGGTCGGCCTGATGATCTGCTACGACGTGGAGTTCCCGGAGAACGTGCGCGCGCACGCCCTGGCCGGCACCGACCTGCTGCTGGTGCCGACCGCGCAGATGCACCCGTTCCAGTTCGTCGCGGAGAGCCTCGTCCCGGTGCGGGCCTTCGAGAGCCAGATGTACATCGCGTACGTCAACCGCACCGGACCGGAGGGCGAGTTCGAGTTCGTCGGGCTGTCCGCCCTGGCCGGCCCCGACGGGGTCGCCCGCGCCCGCGCCGGGCGCGGTGAGGAACTGGTCCTCGCCGATGTCGACCCCGCCTTCCTGGCCGCGTCCCGCGCGGCCAACCCGTACCTGGAGGACCGCCGCCCCGGCCTCTACGGGTCCCTCGTCTGA